The following proteins are co-located in the Microbulbifer sp. VAAF005 genome:
- the prs gene encoding ribose-phosphate diphosphokinase produces the protein MGRIKLFSLDVGADFAGRVAASLGEPVSHHEERQFDDGEHKVRSLDDVEGADVFLVQSLYTDASSCVDQKLMRCLFFIGALRDAGAARVTAIFPYLCYGRKERRTRLRDPLPSRYMASFLEAAGVDVVVSMDVHSLAAFENAFRCRTVHLVSRPLWIEAARVRLSGNLDPLVVLSPDEGGIKRAEKFRLALRDAFGVSVASALVEKHRSGTLISGGTLIGEVKGATVIIIDDLLATGATVAGAVKAATKAGALRILVFCTHGQFSEDAHVTMARLPVESIIVTNSLPQSQLQGNCEWIDCAPLIADCIRRLHSNGPVAELTI, from the coding sequence ATGGGGCGTATTAAATTATTCAGTCTTGATGTTGGAGCAGATTTCGCTGGACGTGTCGCGGCAAGTCTGGGTGAGCCGGTTTCTCACCATGAAGAGCGCCAGTTTGATGATGGGGAACATAAAGTTAGGTCACTGGACGATGTGGAAGGGGCGGATGTTTTTCTGGTCCAATCCCTTTACACCGATGCCAGTAGTTGCGTTGACCAAAAGCTTATGCGCTGTCTTTTCTTTATCGGGGCACTAAGGGATGCTGGTGCTGCAAGGGTGACTGCAATCTTTCCCTATCTCTGTTATGGGAGAAAGGAGCGGCGAACCCGATTGCGTGACCCGTTACCCAGTCGTTATATGGCCAGCTTCCTGGAAGCTGCAGGGGTTGATGTGGTGGTGTCTATGGATGTTCACTCCCTTGCGGCTTTCGAGAATGCCTTTCGGTGCCGAACTGTCCATCTAGTTTCTCGCCCTCTATGGATCGAAGCTGCCCGAGTTCGCCTATCTGGAAACTTGGACCCCCTGGTTGTTCTGTCGCCAGATGAGGGAGGCATCAAACGTGCGGAAAAATTTCGTTTAGCGTTGAGAGATGCATTTGGAGTTTCAGTGGCAAGTGCGCTTGTAGAGAAGCATCGCAGTGGCACTTTGATCAGCGGTGGAACATTGATTGGGGAAGTTAAAGGCGCCACAGTCATTATTATTGATGATTTACTTGCTACTGGCGCTACAGTTGCGGGAGCAGTAAAAGCTGCGACAAAAGCGGGGGCGCTACGCATCCTAGTGTTTTGTACTCATGGCCAATTCAGCGAGGATGCTCATGTGACGATGGCGCGACTGCCGGTGGAATCAATTATAGTGACTAATTCATTGCCTCAGTCACAGTTACAAGGGAATTGCGAATGGATAGATTGCGCGCCACTGATAGCAGATTGTATTCGCCGCCTGCACAGCAATGGGCCAGTGGCTGAGCTAACAATTTGA
- a CDS encoding c-type cytochrome has protein sequence MNSIIKNTALALGLVFGLGAVPLALAAGDAAAGKAKAAQCAACHGADGNSIAPAFPKIAGLGEKYLYKQLKDIKGTPDGKKARDVPQMIGQLDNFNDQDLQDIAAYFASQPMQLTGSEAISVMLNNGENVDGLMLGRKIYRGGNMETGVPACMGCHSPAGLGNAPAGYPRLGGQYPEYIEAQLKAFRAGTRNNDGEVRTMRTVAKQLSDAEIKALANYIAGLTD, from the coding sequence ATGAACAGCATTATCAAGAACACTGCACTGGCACTCGGTTTAGTTTTCGGCTTGGGCGCCGTGCCCTTGGCGCTGGCTGCGGGCGACGCTGCTGCGGGCAAGGCAAAAGCCGCTCAATGTGCAGCCTGCCACGGTGCAGACGGTAACAGTATTGCTCCGGCTTTTCCAAAGATTGCCGGACTCGGCGAAAAATATCTGTATAAGCAGCTTAAAGATATTAAAGGTACACCTGACGGTAAAAAGGCCCGCGATGTGCCGCAAATGATCGGTCAGTTGGACAACTTCAACGATCAGGACCTGCAGGATATCGCCGCTTACTTTGCCTCGCAGCCAATGCAGCTGACCGGATCTGAGGCTATTTCCGTGATGCTAAACAACGGTGAGAACGTCGACGGCCTGATGCTTGGACGTAAAATCTACCGCGGTGGCAATATGGAGACTGGTGTTCCCGCCTGTATGGGGTGCCACTCACCTGCTGGACTGGGCAATGCGCCGGCCGGTTACCCTCGTTTGGGTGGTCAGTATCCAGAGTACATCGAAGCCCAGCTGAAAGCATTCCGTGCGGGTACTCGCAACAATGACGGTGAAGTTCGCACTATGCGCACCGTGGCCAAGCAACTCTCCGATGCAGAGATCAAGGCGCTGGCCAACTATATTGCAGGCCTGACTGACTAA
- a CDS encoding ecotin family protein, which translates to MSKLVATAFMLLLALDCHSSEPLDAFPEEVDGKLRHVIKLPKVVDESRFRVELIPGKSQVAECNLQSFSAPLRKDILPGWGYPFYVLSDLTPTTDTQKVCAQGSESRRFITVRGDGLMLPYSSKLPMVIYLPQGVQLKYRVWRADKNFSEAKSR; encoded by the coding sequence ATGTCAAAATTAGTTGCCACTGCCTTCATGTTGTTACTGGCCCTGGATTGCCACAGTTCTGAGCCTCTGGATGCATTTCCAGAGGAGGTTGATGGCAAGTTACGTCACGTTATCAAGCTGCCCAAGGTTGTTGATGAAAGTCGCTTTAGGGTTGAATTGATACCGGGAAAAAGCCAAGTCGCGGAATGCAACTTGCAAAGCTTTAGCGCTCCATTGCGTAAGGACATACTCCCAGGCTGGGGTTACCCCTTTTATGTCCTGTCCGACTTGACCCCGACCACAGATACGCAAAAGGTCTGTGCCCAAGGCAGTGAATCCCGGCGATTTATCACCGTGCGCGGTGATGGCTTGATGCTGCCTTATAGCAGTAAGTTGCCAATGGTTATATATCTGCCACAGGGCGTGCAGTTAAAGTATCGGGTGTGGAGAGCAGACAAGAATTTTTCCGAAGCAAAATCCAGATAG
- the yihA gene encoding ribosome biogenesis GTP-binding protein YihA/YsxC: MSNTEFKAQPPKLNYRSIQFLTSAPTLTECPEDFGAEVAFAGRSNAGKSSAINALTENNKLARTSKTPGRTQLINFFRLSDQQRLVDLPGYGFAKVARSMKDEWQRHLATYLEKRECLRGLVLLMDIRQPLKEFDLHMLTWAVEAELPVHILLTKADKLKNGPANNTRFAVEKTLKEQGLNHGVTLQIFSSTKKTGLDKLERKLNEWLEIPEEAAPTED, from the coding sequence ATGTCAAATACAGAATTTAAAGCCCAACCACCAAAACTGAACTACCGTTCCATACAATTTCTCACCAGTGCCCCCACCCTGACTGAGTGTCCGGAAGACTTTGGTGCCGAGGTGGCCTTTGCCGGTCGCTCCAATGCGGGCAAGTCCAGTGCTATCAATGCGCTCACGGAAAACAACAAGTTGGCGCGTACCTCTAAAACACCGGGACGCACCCAGTTGATCAACTTCTTTCGCCTCTCCGACCAGCAGCGCCTGGTGGATCTGCCCGGCTATGGCTTTGCCAAGGTCGCCCGCAGTATGAAAGATGAGTGGCAGCGCCATCTGGCCACCTACCTTGAGAAGCGAGAGTGCCTGCGTGGACTCGTGTTACTAATGGACATTCGCCAGCCCCTCAAGGAGTTCGATCTGCATATGCTCACCTGGGCAGTAGAGGCCGAGCTCCCAGTGCACATCCTGCTAACCAAGGCCGACAAGTTGAAGAACGGTCCAGCCAACAATACTCGCTTTGCCGTAGAGAAGACCCTCAAGGAACAGGGACTTAATCACGGGGTCACTCTGCAGATCTTCTCATCGACCAAAAAAACAGGCCTGGATAAACTCGAGCGCAAGCTCAATGAGTGGCTGGAAATCCCAGAGGAAGCCGCCCCCACTGAAGATTAA
- a CDS encoding thiol:disulfide interchange protein DsbA/DsbL: MRAVLAPITMVLAVMFSLVACAQESGEFKAGQHYEVLPQAVPQKSTDKIEVTEMFWYGCAHCYNFEPTLKRWKEKMPSDVALLKLPAIWQPVMDVHARLFYVADAMGVLEKMHTPIFNTIYNQRQMLAIREGRNWKPDLKAIEALFNKHGEDGAKAAKLMNSFAINSKVKQGMANQRAYKMTGTPEVVVAGKYRISSSFPGYKGKSNGQELMLQVADYLIAKERADRG, translated from the coding sequence ATGAGAGCAGTTCTCGCCCCAATCACTATGGTTTTGGCTGTAATGTTCAGTCTCGTTGCCTGCGCCCAGGAGAGTGGCGAGTTTAAAGCGGGCCAGCATTACGAGGTATTGCCACAGGCGGTGCCGCAAAAAAGCACCGACAAGATCGAAGTGACTGAGATGTTCTGGTATGGCTGTGCCCACTGCTACAACTTCGAACCGACCTTAAAGCGCTGGAAAGAAAAGATGCCCAGCGATGTGGCACTGCTGAAGTTGCCAGCTATCTGGCAGCCGGTGATGGATGTTCATGCACGCCTTTTCTACGTTGCTGATGCGATGGGCGTTCTGGAGAAGATGCACACTCCAATTTTTAACACTATCTACAATCAGCGTCAGATGCTGGCTATCCGTGAAGGTCGCAACTGGAAGCCCGATTTGAAAGCTATTGAGGCACTGTTTAACAAACATGGTGAAGATGGTGCCAAAGCTGCGAAGCTGATGAATTCCTTCGCTATCAACAGCAAAGTGAAGCAAGGTATGGCCAATCAGCGCGCTTACAAAATGACCGGTACCCCGGAAGTAGTTGTTGCGGGTAAATACCGTATCAGTTCCTCTTTCCCGGGATATAAAGGTAAGAGCAATGGCCAGGAGCTGATGCTGCAAGTGGCGGATTACCTGATTGCCAAAGAGCGAGCGGATCGCGGCTAA
- the polA gene encoding DNA polymerase I, which translates to MSKQNTSAAPLILVDGSSYLYRAFHALPPLTTSQGKPTGAVRGVISMLRRHLKEHPGSPVVVVFDAKGKTFRDEMFAEYKSHRPPMPDDLREQIQPIHDIIDAMGLPRLVVDGVEADDVIGTLALEAQSQGQQVIISTGDKDMAQLVRPGVTLVNTMSNTEMDSEGVTKKFGVGPELIIDFLALMGDKSDNIPGVPGVGEKTALALLQNLGGLETIYSDLDAIAPLGFRGSKTLGKKMAEHREAAELSYKLATIKTDVEMPYHPQELHNSEPNTEALVELFTQNEFRGWLEELTSEEAEEAMAEAVERDYVIVTEMSEFDAWLEQLKSSDIFAFDTETTSLNYMQAKLVGVSFAVEPYRAAYVPLAHDYMGAPEQLPFDEVLAKLKPLLEDPQQKKVGQNLKYDSHILANYDIELRGIARDTMLESYVLDSTGSRHDMDSLALKYLGENTVHFEDIAGKGAKQLTFNQIELDKAGPYAAEDADITLRLHDELSTRLEREPSLVKVLDEIEMPLLPVLARVERNGAYIDAKMLAEQSAELEQRMRELEQQAYELAGEEFNLGSTKQLGAILFEKLQIPVIKKTPKGAPSTAEAVLQELAHNHELPALIMQYRGLAKLKNTYTDKLPKMIDPGSGRVHTSYHQAVAATGRLSSSDPNLQNIPIRTEEGRRIRRAFTVDPRINGGSEIIAADYSQIELRIMAHLSGDQGLVDAFAQGADIHRATAAEVFEVAQDEVTDEQRRRAKAINFGLIYGMSAFGLAKQLDIPRGDAQTYIDRYFERYPGVLRYMEDTRAQAAEKGYVETLFGRRLYLPEINSRNGMQRQAAERTAINAPMQGTAADIIKRAMIAVDNWLREKKLATRMIMQVHDELVLEVPKDEVEIVAAGIVELMQGAAELHVPLIVDLGQGRDWDQAH; encoded by the coding sequence ATGAGCAAACAAAACACCTCAGCCGCCCCGTTGATTTTGGTGGATGGTTCCTCCTACCTTTATCGCGCTTTTCACGCGTTGCCGCCATTGACCACCAGCCAGGGTAAGCCTACTGGTGCGGTGCGCGGTGTGATCAGTATGCTGCGCCGCCACCTCAAGGAGCATCCAGGCAGTCCTGTAGTGGTTGTTTTTGATGCCAAGGGCAAGACGTTTCGCGATGAGATGTTTGCCGAGTACAAATCCCACCGCCCTCCTATGCCGGATGACCTGCGCGAGCAGATTCAGCCCATTCACGACATCATCGACGCTATGGGATTGCCGCGCTTGGTGGTCGATGGTGTTGAAGCTGATGATGTAATCGGCACTTTGGCGCTGGAGGCCCAGAGTCAGGGGCAGCAAGTCATAATCTCCACCGGCGATAAAGACATGGCGCAGCTGGTGCGTCCGGGCGTTACCTTGGTTAACACCATGTCCAATACCGAAATGGACAGCGAGGGCGTGACTAAGAAATTTGGCGTAGGTCCAGAACTGATTATCGATTTTCTCGCCCTTATGGGAGATAAATCCGACAATATCCCCGGAGTTCCAGGTGTGGGCGAGAAAACCGCTCTTGCACTGTTACAGAATCTGGGAGGCTTGGAGACCATTTATTCCGACCTGGATGCCATTGCACCGCTGGGATTCCGTGGCTCAAAAACCCTCGGTAAAAAGATGGCGGAGCATCGCGAGGCGGCAGAACTCTCCTATAAGCTCGCTACTATCAAAACCGATGTGGAGATGCCTTATCACCCCCAGGAACTGCACAATTCAGAGCCCAATACAGAGGCACTGGTTGAGCTATTCACGCAGAATGAATTTCGCGGCTGGTTAGAAGAGCTAACCAGTGAAGAGGCTGAAGAAGCCATGGCGGAAGCCGTTGAGCGCGATTACGTCATCGTCACAGAAATGTCGGAGTTCGATGCCTGGCTGGAACAACTGAAGAGTTCAGACATCTTTGCCTTCGACACGGAAACCACCAGCCTCAATTATATGCAGGCAAAATTAGTGGGGGTGTCCTTCGCGGTGGAGCCCTATCGTGCAGCCTATGTTCCCCTGGCCCACGACTATATGGGTGCACCAGAGCAACTGCCGTTTGACGAAGTACTGGCCAAACTCAAACCCCTGCTGGAAGATCCGCAGCAGAAGAAGGTGGGGCAGAACCTGAAGTACGACAGTCATATCCTGGCCAACTACGATATTGAATTGCGCGGCATCGCACGGGATACCATGTTGGAGTCCTATGTTCTGGACAGCACTGGCAGCCGCCACGATATGGATAGTCTCGCACTCAAGTACCTGGGGGAGAACACGGTTCACTTCGAGGATATTGCCGGCAAAGGCGCCAAGCAACTGACGTTTAACCAAATTGAATTGGACAAAGCGGGCCCCTATGCGGCTGAAGATGCAGATATCACCCTGCGTCTCCACGATGAACTGAGCACGCGTTTGGAGCGCGAGCCAAGCTTGGTAAAAGTGCTCGATGAGATTGAGATGCCTCTACTACCGGTTCTCGCGCGTGTAGAGCGTAACGGTGCCTATATCGATGCCAAGATGTTGGCGGAGCAGAGTGCTGAACTTGAGCAGCGAATGCGAGAACTGGAACAGCAGGCTTACGAATTAGCTGGCGAGGAGTTCAACCTGGGCTCTACCAAGCAGCTGGGAGCGATCCTGTTTGAGAAGCTGCAGATTCCAGTGATCAAGAAGACCCCCAAAGGTGCCCCCTCTACCGCTGAGGCGGTATTGCAAGAATTGGCCCACAACCACGAACTGCCCGCACTGATAATGCAGTATCGCGGCCTGGCCAAACTGAAGAATACCTACACAGATAAACTGCCAAAGATGATCGACCCGGGTAGCGGTCGTGTACATACTTCCTATCACCAGGCGGTTGCGGCTACGGGGCGCCTGTCCTCCAGTGACCCCAACTTGCAGAACATTCCTATTCGTACAGAGGAGGGGCGCCGTATTCGTCGGGCCTTCACCGTTGACCCAAGAATCAATGGTGGCAGTGAGATCATCGCTGCGGACTACTCCCAAATTGAGCTGCGTATTATGGCTCACCTGTCTGGGGACCAAGGGTTGGTGGATGCATTTGCTCAAGGCGCAGATATTCACCGCGCGACGGCGGCAGAAGTCTTTGAAGTAGCTCAGGATGAGGTGACTGATGAGCAGCGCCGGCGGGCCAAAGCGATCAACTTTGGTTTGATTTACGGCATGTCGGCTTTTGGCCTGGCCAAGCAGTTGGATATCCCCCGGGGCGACGCCCAAACTTATATCGACCGTTACTTTGAGCGCTACCCAGGTGTATTGCGCTATATGGAAGATACCCGCGCACAGGCCGCGGAAAAGGGCTATGTGGAAACCCTGTTTGGACGCCGCCTCTATCTGCCGGAAATTAACTCACGCAACGGTATGCAGCGCCAAGCAGCAGAACGGACCGCAATTAATGCGCCAATGCAGGGCACTGCCGCCGACATTATCAAGCGGGCCATGATCGCTGTGGATAACTGGCTCAGAGAGAAGAAGCTGGCTACCCGGATGATTATGCAAGTACACGATGAATTGGTTCTTGAAGTACCCAAGGATGAGGTCGAAATTGTGGCCGCTGGCATTGTTGAATTGATGCAGGGTGCGGCAGAACTGCACGTTCCCCTGATTGTGGATCTGGGGCAGGGCCGAGATTGGGATCAGGCACACTAA
- a CDS encoding zinc ABC transporter substrate-binding protein, whose translation MVSVRPLALIAQEITGEDIPVRVLVEGADPHHYAPTVSDRAALERALLLVWLGPQMEGVLAKQAALLPAGRQMQLLDIETLEYEGASATDPHLWLRPRNAAIAAAQIAERLAQLQPQQAELFMGRARQFSSAMANLQKALDRALYGYREVPIVVTHDAYGHFFGSAGVETFALGDGSGGGYGAKAMLNLSQIGDGCLFGEMPANDRDQQLADNLGLRYAALDLLGDQLSENADYRDLIESLLTQARTCLSQVPDQK comes from the coding sequence GTGGTCAGCGTACGTCCATTAGCCCTGATTGCCCAAGAAATTACCGGTGAGGATATTCCGGTTCGGGTTCTAGTTGAGGGAGCCGATCCCCACCACTATGCCCCCACCGTTTCCGATCGAGCTGCACTTGAACGCGCTCTACTTTTGGTGTGGTTAGGGCCACAAATGGAGGGGGTATTGGCAAAACAGGCAGCGCTGTTACCAGCAGGCCGGCAAATGCAGCTGCTGGATATCGAGACCCTTGAATATGAGGGAGCCAGTGCTACCGATCCCCACCTCTGGTTGCGCCCCCGCAATGCGGCAATAGCTGCGGCGCAGATCGCTGAGCGCCTGGCGCAATTACAGCCACAGCAGGCGGAGTTGTTTATGGGGCGTGCACGGCAGTTTTCCAGTGCGATGGCCAACTTGCAGAAAGCACTCGACCGGGCTTTGTATGGGTATCGCGAAGTTCCCATCGTTGTTACCCACGATGCCTATGGCCACTTTTTTGGTTCCGCAGGAGTGGAGACCTTTGCCCTGGGGGATGGCAGTGGCGGAGGCTATGGTGCCAAGGCGATGCTGAATTTGTCCCAGATTGGCGATGGCTGTCTCTTTGGTGAAATGCCGGCTAATGACCGCGATCAACAACTGGCTGACAATTTGGGATTGCGTTACGCCGCTTTGGACCTGTTGGGAGATCAGTTGAGTGAAAATGCTGACTATAGGGACTTGATAGAATCCCTGTTGACCCAGGCCCGTACTTGTTTAAGCCAAGTTCCCGACCAGAAGTAG
- a CDS encoding c-type cytochrome, translating into MGFKWILLFTLLAGLIAPVSAQNTSSSNTVAAQASNLLSYIAVDYGDAVENGQRLDTPLYELQKQQVEEVLRLVTQLPDRPGRQGLQKSLSGLRKAIEDKDSSAEVRRRANAIADRLAALYQLQRSPSYSLPSPGFMMPVYQQRCAVCHGVDGEGSNEGPALNDLERMAGFSLYDLYNTLDPETDSIHTVDIDGDLTGLQRWALAVTVAAFPVANQLPPSSDLATRYPGLLGLPGMATTKPAELEPTLQQALMWWRGNPHLVRTLIPPLISAIGLLQLAETDYRGGDITAAYGKLMLAYRDGYRPLRQELLIRDKVLVEQLQVQWQQLRGDLIGGASSTEVIAAFQNLRADLNLAHSKLEPPAMGEERYLWTAALFALAIGLGVLLWWGLRRQKRTRL; encoded by the coding sequence ATGGGATTCAAATGGATTTTACTGTTTACTCTCCTAGCTGGCTTAATCGCACCTGTTTCAGCCCAGAACACGTCAAGCAGCAATACTGTGGCCGCTCAGGCCAGCAATCTTCTCTCCTATATAGCGGTAGACTACGGCGACGCTGTAGAGAACGGGCAGCGACTGGACACTCCTCTGTATGAACTACAGAAGCAACAGGTAGAAGAAGTACTGCGTCTGGTCACTCAACTCCCCGATCGGCCTGGTCGGCAGGGTTTGCAGAAAAGCCTCTCGGGCTTGCGTAAGGCGATTGAGGATAAGGATTCCAGCGCAGAGGTGCGCCGTCGAGCCAATGCAATCGCCGATCGCCTTGCTGCTTTGTATCAGCTGCAGCGGTCACCCAGTTACTCTTTGCCCTCGCCGGGTTTTATGATGCCTGTTTATCAGCAGCGGTGTGCCGTCTGCCACGGTGTCGACGGTGAGGGTAGTAATGAAGGCCCAGCCCTCAATGATCTTGAGAGAATGGCGGGGTTCAGTCTTTATGATCTTTATAACACCCTGGACCCAGAAACTGACTCTATTCACACAGTCGACATTGATGGAGATCTGACCGGCCTACAGCGCTGGGCATTAGCGGTGACTGTCGCTGCTTTTCCAGTGGCGAATCAGTTACCACCCTCTTCCGACTTGGCGACCCGTTATCCCGGGTTACTGGGACTCCCGGGAATGGCGACCACTAAACCGGCGGAACTAGAGCCAACTCTGCAACAAGCATTGATGTGGTGGCGCGGAAACCCCCACCTTGTACGCACTCTGATCCCCCCTCTTATCAGCGCAATTGGCTTGCTGCAGCTGGCGGAGACGGACTATCGAGGAGGAGATATAACAGCGGCATACGGTAAGTTAATGCTGGCTTATCGTGATGGGTATAGGCCGTTACGACAGGAGCTGCTGATTCGTGACAAGGTACTGGTGGAGCAGCTTCAGGTCCAATGGCAGCAATTGCGGGGTGACTTGATTGGTGGTGCCAGTTCTACAGAAGTTATTGCCGCGTTTCAAAATCTGCGGGCGGATCTCAATCTGGCCCACTCCAAGTTGGAGCCACCTGCGATGGGGGAGGAGCGATACCTATGGACTGCCGCTCTGTTTGCTTTGGCAATTGGTTTGGGGGTGCTGCTCTGGTGGGGACTGCGAAGACAAAAGCGAACTAGACTTTAA